The following coding sequences are from one Gadus macrocephalus chromosome 3, ASM3116895v1 window:
- the LOC132454034 gene encoding uncharacterized protein C4orf54-like — protein MDAVEKTLTYRDDTVLYGKRLPTDQDKYPPKTQPDEPNYVDLVDMKLDGTKPVKGTFPGEADQRDFIQRDISALAPNDFPGKGVCDCKVNAEDFPGEYFQDRWFDMTVTDEVAEEVRLLGGNGPDTNTEPGGTALLRNEHDPRAGSESICSRSDDMEYTDMYLNSKTESDHDDESEGLSEPHEPEQVEDESHYITTHEIQLTELDHDVDYDHHGRGDCEDDNLVYTFVDYALFESDETQGDSGCMGIKNKTMLNITHEYKGAAADVGRESDSDNSSDESVFKNECVNTHQERLIHLSIKPAARTTEDSSDNFSANGNACGHVQPAPYRGRFLTNINPRGCDFIPAPGRQHLATKLRWKDVNSSGASSSISELDDADKEVRNLTSKTFRSLACPYFDAINMSTSSESSMSEYGLGLNKWSAFVNLNHGNISQQTERGVFARKSSSATIALNNAADSKTKESNPKTPQTKFDAAKKYEARSKQPSSSSNITQAEQPQRGDVFTLTETINFQVEAELPESTRQSKCSKGVHGSSRTKEGVAKGNTQKRATFASSHLKNVISKKMQFESDHQLERGDFASRSPCSQCREQEHSQGRGLHRQSSESGSEFTVNSLDEIGYEGMRPHSCETREDEKKTHFPERGGIENLDLLETHKAGLNHSQCSAFTLLRGEVEAQKAPQGAHDTAPATAPTEKEAPDGSGVGNKLSHLFVPSSLLLSKEKDSEERDPPGAAAQSGREPVVYRKEEDERVAKPPEIKIRLRAAKENKGHMLNIANLLTPEISNTVKTLKTAGYSRLQVLSAPDRMPHFTVRDVRENKCKFQAPIYHVRDVRKLVKSSYGFVAADNADNRCPAAAPAAAAEGSDDTGKRNSIKHVSPSPIFIKCNSVKTNSDGKPDPATAEPSPAKPPEASRFSPRGEGSSSHWAAYKGTPAAAKPPHLDPPRQDRQTGDGGERKNDPKVPNQAALEKLQAAVKTMEQLYVFDRNEWKRKGHAPQPVSNSHVLSLIASEEHGAEEVAAATGGRRPGEPDAVAGGRANPSMIKAGREKESKGIVYVPVNRDPAGAQPQLSKTYCKKSVLHLDPGKRQSQDLPPGALSQASCTLKSAKTQGAPPLVKIAVPKDRRQVELVRAADSGATVTPSNVDPGNYLTIPRQGYTSEIKLLPPPPNAAGDSPAAQPQTGGSPSSPLALQTTQPHHGECSSASIFHHHHHRHHSPAPPAPGPPRPHLPRLSPSASPPSPSPGGGGGEQPPAPQTQRKMLLDLTTGFYYLVDTPLQPATKRLFDPETGRYVDVPMSHTPVTPIPLSPLTLSPGVYTPTYMMYPGPVPPSPVHADTPGLPEAGHAGGPSIPPTPSSSSPSRLKPGRQQEAGGSESPYYSATGEATGERVPPPAHVNVPNPSRTHLPTLRLPGPASATAGRGGGRGGAQRKPVISITGQQQQQGPRIIAPPSFDGTTMSFVVEHR, from the coding sequence ATGGACGCAGTGGAGAAAACTCTCACTTACAGAGATGACACCGTGCTGTACGGAAAGCGGCTCCCAACGGACCAGGACAAGTACCCCCCAAAGACCCAACCGGACGAGCCCAATTATGTGGATTTGGTTGACATGAAATTGGATGGCACAAAACCCGTTAAAGGGACTTTTCCCGGGGAAGCCGATCAGCGTGACTTTATCCAACGAGATATAAGCGCATTGGCACCGAATGATTTCCCCGGCAAGGGTGTCTGTGATTGCAAAGTGAATGCAGAGGATTTCCCGGGAGAATATTTCCAGGACAGGTGGTTCGACATGACGGTCACCGATGAGGTCGCCGAGGAAGTGCGGTTACTTGGGGGGAACGGTCCGGACACCAACACGGAGCCGGGGGGGACCGCGCTGCTCCGAAATGAACACGACCCGCGCGCTGGCAGCGAAAGTATTTGTAGCAGAAGTGATGACATGGAATACACGGACATGTACTTGAACAGCAAAACGGAGTCGGACCACGACGACGAGAGCGAGGGGCTGTCGGAGCCCCACGAGCCCGAGCAGGTGGAGGACGAGTCCCACTACATCACCACGCACGAGATCCAGCTCACCGAGCTAGACCACGACGTGGACTACGACCACCACGGACGAGGGGACTGCGAGGACGACAACCTGGTGTACACGTTCGTGGACTACGCTCTGTTCGAGAGCGACGAGACCCAGGGAGACAGCGGCTGCatggggataaaaaacaagacgATGCTGAACATTACGCACGAGTACAAAGGAGCCGCGGCGGACGTGGGGCGGGAGAGCGACTCGGACAACAGCTCGGACGAGAGCGTGTTTAAAAACGAGTGCGTGAACACGCATCAGGAAAGGTTGATTCACTTGTCGATCAAACCCGCGGCCAGGACCACGGAGGACAGCTCGGACAACTTCTCAGCCAATGGGAACGCGTGCGGGCACGTCCAGCCGGCGCCGTACCGAGGCCGCTTTCTGACAAACATTAACCCGCGAGGGTGTGATTTTATCCCCGCTCCGGGACGACAGCATCTCGCCACCAAACTGCGGTGGAAAGATGTCAACTCCAGCGGCGCGTCGAGTTCCATCAGCGAGCTGGACGACGCCGACAAGGAGGTGCGTAATTTAACGTCCAagacgttccgcagcctggCCTGTCCTTATTTTGATGCTATCAATATGAGCACTTCCAGTGAGTCCTCAATGTCGGAATACGGGCTAGGGCTCAACAAGTGGTCTGCTTTTGTCAACTTAAACCACGGTAATATCTCACAGCAAACCGAACGCGGGGTCTTTGCGCGCAAGAGTTCCAGCGCCACGATCGCCCTGAACAACGCCGCTGACAGTAAGACTAAAGAGAGCAACCCGAAGACTCCCCAAACCAAGTTTGACGCGGCTAAAAAATACGAAGCGCGTTCTAAACAACCTTCTTCGTCCTCCAACATAACACAAGCAGAACAACCCCAGAGGGGTGACGTTTTCACGTTAACGGAAACGATTAACTTCCAGGTCGAAGCGGAGTTACCAGAAAGTACGAGACAGTCCAAATGTTCTAAAGGTGTGCACGGGTCGTCTCGCACCAAAGAGGGCGTGGCGAAGGGAAACACTCAAAAGCGGGCAACGTTTGCTTCGAGTCACTTGAAAAATGTTATTTCCAAAAAAATGCAATTTGAAAGTGATCACCAACTAGAAAGGGGCGACTTCGCCTCACGTTCTCCGTGCTCACAATGCAGAGAACAGGAACACAGTCAGGGGAGAGGGCTGCACAGGCAGTCCTCAGAGTCAGGCTCAGAGTTCACCGTCAACTCTCTCGACGAAATTGGTTATGAAGGCATGAGGCCTCACTCCTGCGAGACCAGAGAAGAcgagaaaaaaacacatttcccaGAGAGGGGGGGCATTGAGAACCTTGATCTGTTAGAAACCCACAAAGCTGGGCTCAACCACAGCCAGTGTAGCGCCTTCACGTTACtaagaggggaggtggaggctcAAAAGGCACCTCAGGGTGCCCATGACACCGCCCCCGCCACAGCACCTACAGAGAAGGAAGCCCCCGATGGCAGCGGTGTTGGAAACAAACTGTCCCACCTTTTTGTTCCGAGCTCCCTTCTTCTTTCAAAGGAGAAAGACTCAGAGGAGCGGGACCCCCCAGGGGCCGCAGCGCAGAGCGGCCGAGAGCCCGTTGTGTACCGAAAAGAAGAGGACGAGAGGGTCGCCAAACCGCCCGAGATAAAGATACGCTTGAGGGccgcaaaagaaaacaaaggtcaCATGCTCAATATTGCTAACCTCCTAACCCCTGAAATAAGCAACACGGTGAAAACACTGAAGACGGCTGGGTACTCTAGGCTTCAGGTGCTCTCCGCCCCGGACCGCATGCCTCACTTCACCGTCCGCGACGTCAGGGAGAACAAGTGTAAGTTTCAGGCCCCCATCTATCACGTCAGAGACGTGCGCAAGTTGGTGAAAAGTTCCTATGGATTTGTTGCCGCCGATAACGCCGATAACAGATGTCCTGCCGCCGCGCCGGCAGCGGCAGCAGAGGGGTCCGACGACACGGGCAAAAGAAACTCAATCAAACACGTGTCCCCCTCTCCGATCTTCATCAAATGCAACTCGGTGAAAACAAACAGTGACGGCAAACCGGATCCGGCGACGGCGGAGCCATCGCCGGCCAAACCGCCGGAGGCCAGCCGGTTCTCCCCCAGAGGGGAGGGTTCCTCCTCACACTGGGCCGCCTACAAGGGGACCCCCGCCGCGGCCAAGCCTCCTCACCTCGACCCGCCGAGACAGGACCGACAGACGGGGGACGGCGGGGAGAGGAAGAACGACCCCAAGGTGCCCAACCAGGCGGCGCTGGAGAAGCTGCAGGCGGCGGTGAAGACCATGGAGCAGCTCTACGTGTTCGACCGCAACGAGTGGAAGCGCAAGGGCCACGCCCCGCAGCCCGTCAGCAACAGCCACGTCCTGTCCCTCATCGCCAGCGAGGAGCACGGCGCCGAGGAGGTCGCCGCGGCAACCGGGGGTCGGCGGCCGGGGGAGCCCGACGCGGTCGCGGGCGGCCGGGCGAACCCGTCGATGATCAAAgcgggaagagagaaagagagcaagggcATCGTTTACGTCCCCGTGAACAGAGATCCCGCCGGGGCGCAACCGCAGCTGAGCAAGACCTACTGTAAGAAGAGCGTGCTCCATTTGGACCCCGGCAAGAGGCAGAGTCAGGACCTCCCCCCGGGTGCTCTGTCCCAGGCCTCCTGCACCCTCAAAAGCGCCAAGACGCAGGGGGCTCCGCCGTTAGTAAAGATAGCGGTTCCTAAAGACCGGAGGCAGGTAGAGCTGGTGAGGGCTGCCGACAGCGGTGCCACGGTGACGCCGTCCAACGTAGACCCCGGGAACTACCTGACCATACCCAGGCAGGGGTACACCAGCGAGATCAAACTGCTGCCCCCACCGCCCAACGCCGCGGGCGATTCCCCTGCCGCCCAGCCCCAGACGGGGGGTTCACCCAGCTCCCCGCTGGCCCTGCAGACCACCCAGCCCCACCACGGGGAGTGTTCCTCCGCGTCcatcttccaccaccaccaccaccgtcaccactccCCGGCACCGCCAGCCCCAGGGCCGCCTCGGCCCCATCTGcctcgcctctctccctccgcctcccccccgtccccctcccccggcggcggcggcggcgagcagCCCCCCGCCCCGCAGACCCAGCGCAAGATGCTGCTGGACCTGACCACGGGCTTCTACTACCTGGTGGACACGCCCCTGCAGCCCGCCACCAAGCGGCTGTTCGACCCGGAGACGGGCCGCTACGTGGACGTGCCCATGTCCCACACCCCCGTCACACCCATCCCCCTGTCACCGCTGACGCTCAGCCCCGGGGTCTACACCCCCACCTACATGATGTACCCGGGGCCCGTCCCCCCCTCGCCCGTCCACGCCGACACCCCCGGCCTCCCGGAGGCGGGCCACGCCGGCGGCCCGTCGATCCCGCCCACGCCGTCCTCGTCATCGCCGTCCCGCCTGAAGCCCGGCCGGCAGCAGGAAGCGGGGGGATCTGAGAGTCCGTATTACAGCGCCACCGGGGAGGCCACAGGCGAGCGCGTGCCCCCCCCCGCGCACGTTAACGTGCCCAACCCCAGTCGC